A window of Chengkuizengella sediminis contains these coding sequences:
- the gcvT gene encoding glycine cleavage system aminomethyltransferase GcvT, giving the protein MSELKRTPLFNLYEKYPSARCIDFGGWELPVQFFGIQKEHEAVRNQAGLFDVSHMGEFIVTGKDAEHFIQHMTTNDITKLNLNQAQYTLMCYPDGGVVDDLLVYKISENEFMLVVNASNIDKDLEWLQKHITGDVIIENKSDQTALLALQGPNAEKILSRVTDNDIRSLSPFHFIHQATVCGVEVLLSRTGYTGEDGFEIYCSSEDAPIVWEGLLNTSEPEELTPVGLGARDTLRFEARLPLYGQELSKDITPLEASVGFFVKLDKGDFIGRDALAEQKQQGLTRKLVGIEMIDRGIPRYGYSVFVGDDNIGKVTTGTQSPTLKRNLGLAILDIDYTKLDTEIWVEIRGKKLKAKVIKAPFYKRPKVTKEGE; this is encoded by the coding sequence ATGAGTGAATTAAAAAGAACCCCTTTGTTTAACTTATATGAAAAGTACCCATCTGCACGTTGCATTGATTTCGGAGGTTGGGAATTACCTGTTCAATTTTTCGGGATTCAAAAAGAACATGAAGCTGTCCGAAACCAAGCAGGACTCTTTGATGTTTCTCATATGGGTGAATTTATCGTAACCGGTAAGGATGCTGAGCATTTTATTCAACATATGACAACAAATGATATAACAAAGTTGAATTTGAACCAAGCACAATACACATTAATGTGTTATCCCGATGGCGGAGTGGTTGATGATTTATTAGTTTATAAAATCAGCGAAAACGAATTCATGTTAGTTGTTAATGCTTCAAACATAGACAAAGATTTAGAGTGGTTACAAAAACACATCACAGGCGATGTTATCATTGAAAATAAATCAGATCAAACGGCATTATTAGCACTTCAAGGACCTAATGCTGAAAAAATCTTATCTCGTGTTACTGACAATGACATTCGTTCACTGTCCCCCTTTCACTTCATTCATCAAGCGACAGTATGTGGCGTAGAGGTACTACTTTCTCGAACTGGGTATACTGGTGAAGATGGTTTTGAAATTTATTGCTCATCAGAAGATGCACCTATAGTATGGGAAGGTTTATTAAATACGAGTGAACCTGAAGAACTTACTCCTGTTGGATTAGGTGCTCGTGATACCCTCCGTTTTGAAGCAAGACTTCCACTTTATGGCCAAGAACTATCTAAAGACATCACACCATTAGAAGCAAGTGTCGGCTTCTTCGTTAAATTAGATAAAGGTGATTTCATAGGAAGAGATGCATTGGCAGAACAAAAACAACAAGGTCTAACAAGGAAATTAGTAGGCATTGAAATGATAGATAGAGGAATTCCTCGTTATGGATATTCCGTATTTGTTGGTGATGACAACATCGGAAAAGTAACTACAGGTACACAATCTCCAACTTTAAAAAGGAATCTTGGTTTAGCTATCTTAGATATCGATTACACAAAATTAGATACTGAAATTTGGGTTGAAATTCGTGGTAAAAAATTAAAGGCCAAAGTAATTAAAGCCCCATTTTATAAAAGACCAAAAGTGACGAAAGAAGGAGAATAA